The Astyanax mexicanus isolate ESR-SI-001 chromosome 24, AstMex3_surface, whole genome shotgun sequence genome has a segment encoding these proteins:
- the LOC103040012 gene encoding RNA-binding motif, single-stranded-interacting protein 2 isoform X1, translating into MLLSAPPRAGPGPYNGFSGRNSKKQAYVSSSHQMVSLSPNTNSSSASSAAGGEQLSKTNLYIRGLHPGTTDQDLVKLCQPFGKIVSTKAILDKTTNKCKGYGFVDFDSPAAAQKAVTALKSGGVQAQMAKQQEQDPTNLYISNLPVSMDEQELEAMLKSFGQVVSTRVLRDANGTSRGVGFARMESTEKCEAIIQHFNGKYIKTPPGVPVPAEPLLCKFADGGQKKRQNHGKFLHNGRPWARDTDTGGLTLTYDPTALQNGFSFFRFYSSPYSIAPNRMITQASLSPYLSSQVPSYQVHSPSWMHHQSYLMQPTGTVLTPTMDHTMSIQPTSMMGPLAQHLSQLSLGSAGTFLTANTAMQGTYIPQFPVPPSSVPVEENGGQLSLDSPEHSNFSYQQNK; encoded by the exons ATGCTGCTCTCCGCGCCGCCGCGCGCGGGACCAGGCCCGTATAACGGCTTCTCCGGCCGGAACAGTAAGAAG CAGGCCTATGTGTCCTCCAGCCACCAGATGGTGTCCCTCAGTCCCAACACCAACAGCAGCAGCGCTAGCAGTGCAGCGGGAGGGGAACAACTCAGCAAAACGAATCTCTACATTCGGGGTCTTCACCCCGGAACCACCGACCAGGACCTGGTGAAGCTCTGCCAGCC GTTTGGTAAGATTGTGTCCACCAAGGCCATCCTGGACAAAACCACCAATAAGTGTAAAG gCTATGGATTTGTTGATTTCGATAGTCCTGCAGCAGCACAGAAAGCTGTAACGGCACTGAAGTCTGGGGGGGTTCAAGCTCAAATGGCCAAG CAGCAGGAACAGGACCCCACTAACCTGTACATCTCCAACCTGCCTGTTTCTATGGACGAGCAGGAGCTGGAGGCCATGCTGAAGTCCTTCGGTCAGGTAGTCTCCACCCGTGTTCTCCGCGACGCCAACGGGACGAGTAGGGGCGTTGGCTTTGCGCG GATGGAATCCACAGAAAAATGTGAAGCAATAATTCAACATTTTAATGGAAAATATATCAAAACTCCTCCAGGAGTGCCAg TGCCGGCGGAACCTTTGTTATGTAAATTTGCTGACGGTGGACAGAAGAAGAGGCAGAACCATGGAAAGTTCCTGCATAACGGCCGACCGTGGGCGAGAGACACGGACACg GGAGGACTGACCCTAACCTACGACCCCACAGCCTTACAGAACGG gttttctttttttaggtTTTACTCGTCTCCGTACAGCATCGCTCCAAACAGAATGATCACCCAGGCCTCGCTGTCTCCGTACCTCTCCTCCCAAGTGCCGTCCTATCAG GTCCACAGCCCATCCTGGATGCATCATCAGTCGTACCTCATGCAGCCGACG gGGACAGTTTTGACCCCGACTATGGACCACACCATGTCCATCCAGCCCACCTCTATGATGGGCCCCCTCGCCCAGCATCTCAGCCAGCTGTCGCTGGGCAGCGCCGGCACG TTTCTGACTGCAAACACTGCTATGCAAGGGACTTACATCCCACAGTTCCCAGTGCCTCCCTCTAGTGTCCCAGTCGAG gAAAACGGTGGGCAGCTCTCTCTGGACTCTCCAGAACACTCCAATTTCTCCTACCAGCAAAACAAATGA
- the LOC103040012 gene encoding RNA-binding motif, single-stranded-interacting protein 2 isoform X3: MLLSAPPRAGPGPYNGFSGRNSKKQAYVSSSHQMVSLSPNTNSSSASSAAGGEQLSKTNLYIRGLHPGTTDQDLVKLCQPFGKIVSTKAILDKTTNKCKGYGFVDFDSPAAAQKAVTALKSGGVQAQMAKQQEQDPTNLYISNLPVSMDEQELEAMLKSFGQVVSTRVLRDANGTSRGVGFARMESTEKCEAIIQHFNGKYIKTPPGVPVPAEPLLCKFADGGQKKRQNHGKFLHNGRPWARDTDTGGLTLTYDPTALQNGFYSSPYSIAPNRMITQASLSPYLSSQVPSYQVHSPSWMHHQSYLMQPTGTVLTPTMDHTMSIQPTSMMGPLAQHLSQLSLGSAGTFLTANTAMQGTYIPQFPVPPSSVPVEENGGQLSLDSPEHSNFSYQQNK; encoded by the exons ATGCTGCTCTCCGCGCCGCCGCGCGCGGGACCAGGCCCGTATAACGGCTTCTCCGGCCGGAACAGTAAGAAG CAGGCCTATGTGTCCTCCAGCCACCAGATGGTGTCCCTCAGTCCCAACACCAACAGCAGCAGCGCTAGCAGTGCAGCGGGAGGGGAACAACTCAGCAAAACGAATCTCTACATTCGGGGTCTTCACCCCGGAACCACCGACCAGGACCTGGTGAAGCTCTGCCAGCC GTTTGGTAAGATTGTGTCCACCAAGGCCATCCTGGACAAAACCACCAATAAGTGTAAAG gCTATGGATTTGTTGATTTCGATAGTCCTGCAGCAGCACAGAAAGCTGTAACGGCACTGAAGTCTGGGGGGGTTCAAGCTCAAATGGCCAAG CAGCAGGAACAGGACCCCACTAACCTGTACATCTCCAACCTGCCTGTTTCTATGGACGAGCAGGAGCTGGAGGCCATGCTGAAGTCCTTCGGTCAGGTAGTCTCCACCCGTGTTCTCCGCGACGCCAACGGGACGAGTAGGGGCGTTGGCTTTGCGCG GATGGAATCCACAGAAAAATGTGAAGCAATAATTCAACATTTTAATGGAAAATATATCAAAACTCCTCCAGGAGTGCCAg TGCCGGCGGAACCTTTGTTATGTAAATTTGCTGACGGTGGACAGAAGAAGAGGCAGAACCATGGAAAGTTCCTGCATAACGGCCGACCGTGGGCGAGAGACACGGACACg GGAGGACTGACCCTAACCTACGACCCCACAGCCTTACAGAACGG gtTTTACTCGTCTCCGTACAGCATCGCTCCAAACAGAATGATCACCCAGGCCTCGCTGTCTCCGTACCTCTCCTCCCAAGTGCCGTCCTATCAG GTCCACAGCCCATCCTGGATGCATCATCAGTCGTACCTCATGCAGCCGACG gGGACAGTTTTGACCCCGACTATGGACCACACCATGTCCATCCAGCCCACCTCTATGATGGGCCCCCTCGCCCAGCATCTCAGCCAGCTGTCGCTGGGCAGCGCCGGCACG TTTCTGACTGCAAACACTGCTATGCAAGGGACTTACATCCCACAGTTCCCAGTGCCTCCCTCTAGTGTCCCAGTCGAG gAAAACGGTGGGCAGCTCTCTCTGGACTCTCCAGAACACTCCAATTTCTCCTACCAGCAAAACAAATGA
- the LOC103040012 gene encoding RNA-binding motif, single-stranded-interacting protein 2 isoform X2 has protein sequence MLLSAPPRAGPGPYNGFSGRNSKKAYVSSSHQMVSLSPNTNSSSASSAAGGEQLSKTNLYIRGLHPGTTDQDLVKLCQPFGKIVSTKAILDKTTNKCKGYGFVDFDSPAAAQKAVTALKSGGVQAQMAKQQEQDPTNLYISNLPVSMDEQELEAMLKSFGQVVSTRVLRDANGTSRGVGFARMESTEKCEAIIQHFNGKYIKTPPGVPVPAEPLLCKFADGGQKKRQNHGKFLHNGRPWARDTDTGGLTLTYDPTALQNGFSFFRFYSSPYSIAPNRMITQASLSPYLSSQVPSYQVHSPSWMHHQSYLMQPTGTVLTPTMDHTMSIQPTSMMGPLAQHLSQLSLGSAGTFLTANTAMQGTYIPQFPVPPSSVPVEENGGQLSLDSPEHSNFSYQQNK, from the exons ATGCTGCTCTCCGCGCCGCCGCGCGCGGGACCAGGCCCGTATAACGGCTTCTCCGGCCGGAACAGTAAGAAG GCCTATGTGTCCTCCAGCCACCAGATGGTGTCCCTCAGTCCCAACACCAACAGCAGCAGCGCTAGCAGTGCAGCGGGAGGGGAACAACTCAGCAAAACGAATCTCTACATTCGGGGTCTTCACCCCGGAACCACCGACCAGGACCTGGTGAAGCTCTGCCAGCC GTTTGGTAAGATTGTGTCCACCAAGGCCATCCTGGACAAAACCACCAATAAGTGTAAAG gCTATGGATTTGTTGATTTCGATAGTCCTGCAGCAGCACAGAAAGCTGTAACGGCACTGAAGTCTGGGGGGGTTCAAGCTCAAATGGCCAAG CAGCAGGAACAGGACCCCACTAACCTGTACATCTCCAACCTGCCTGTTTCTATGGACGAGCAGGAGCTGGAGGCCATGCTGAAGTCCTTCGGTCAGGTAGTCTCCACCCGTGTTCTCCGCGACGCCAACGGGACGAGTAGGGGCGTTGGCTTTGCGCG GATGGAATCCACAGAAAAATGTGAAGCAATAATTCAACATTTTAATGGAAAATATATCAAAACTCCTCCAGGAGTGCCAg TGCCGGCGGAACCTTTGTTATGTAAATTTGCTGACGGTGGACAGAAGAAGAGGCAGAACCATGGAAAGTTCCTGCATAACGGCCGACCGTGGGCGAGAGACACGGACACg GGAGGACTGACCCTAACCTACGACCCCACAGCCTTACAGAACGG gttttctttttttaggtTTTACTCGTCTCCGTACAGCATCGCTCCAAACAGAATGATCACCCAGGCCTCGCTGTCTCCGTACCTCTCCTCCCAAGTGCCGTCCTATCAG GTCCACAGCCCATCCTGGATGCATCATCAGTCGTACCTCATGCAGCCGACG gGGACAGTTTTGACCCCGACTATGGACCACACCATGTCCATCCAGCCCACCTCTATGATGGGCCCCCTCGCCCAGCATCTCAGCCAGCTGTCGCTGGGCAGCGCCGGCACG TTTCTGACTGCAAACACTGCTATGCAAGGGACTTACATCCCACAGTTCCCAGTGCCTCCCTCTAGTGTCCCAGTCGAG gAAAACGGTGGGCAGCTCTCTCTGGACTCTCCAGAACACTCCAATTTCTCCTACCAGCAAAACAAATGA
- the LOC103040012 gene encoding RNA-binding motif, single-stranded-interacting protein 2 isoform X4, with amino-acid sequence MLLSAPPRAGPGPYNGFSGRNSKKAYVSSSHQMVSLSPNTNSSSASSAAGGEQLSKTNLYIRGLHPGTTDQDLVKLCQPFGKIVSTKAILDKTTNKCKGYGFVDFDSPAAAQKAVTALKSGGVQAQMAKQQEQDPTNLYISNLPVSMDEQELEAMLKSFGQVVSTRVLRDANGTSRGVGFARMESTEKCEAIIQHFNGKYIKTPPGVPVPAEPLLCKFADGGQKKRQNHGKFLHNGRPWARDTDTGGLTLTYDPTALQNGFYSSPYSIAPNRMITQASLSPYLSSQVPSYQVHSPSWMHHQSYLMQPTGTVLTPTMDHTMSIQPTSMMGPLAQHLSQLSLGSAGTFLTANTAMQGTYIPQFPVPPSSVPVEENGGQLSLDSPEHSNFSYQQNK; translated from the exons ATGCTGCTCTCCGCGCCGCCGCGCGCGGGACCAGGCCCGTATAACGGCTTCTCCGGCCGGAACAGTAAGAAG GCCTATGTGTCCTCCAGCCACCAGATGGTGTCCCTCAGTCCCAACACCAACAGCAGCAGCGCTAGCAGTGCAGCGGGAGGGGAACAACTCAGCAAAACGAATCTCTACATTCGGGGTCTTCACCCCGGAACCACCGACCAGGACCTGGTGAAGCTCTGCCAGCC GTTTGGTAAGATTGTGTCCACCAAGGCCATCCTGGACAAAACCACCAATAAGTGTAAAG gCTATGGATTTGTTGATTTCGATAGTCCTGCAGCAGCACAGAAAGCTGTAACGGCACTGAAGTCTGGGGGGGTTCAAGCTCAAATGGCCAAG CAGCAGGAACAGGACCCCACTAACCTGTACATCTCCAACCTGCCTGTTTCTATGGACGAGCAGGAGCTGGAGGCCATGCTGAAGTCCTTCGGTCAGGTAGTCTCCACCCGTGTTCTCCGCGACGCCAACGGGACGAGTAGGGGCGTTGGCTTTGCGCG GATGGAATCCACAGAAAAATGTGAAGCAATAATTCAACATTTTAATGGAAAATATATCAAAACTCCTCCAGGAGTGCCAg TGCCGGCGGAACCTTTGTTATGTAAATTTGCTGACGGTGGACAGAAGAAGAGGCAGAACCATGGAAAGTTCCTGCATAACGGCCGACCGTGGGCGAGAGACACGGACACg GGAGGACTGACCCTAACCTACGACCCCACAGCCTTACAGAACGG gtTTTACTCGTCTCCGTACAGCATCGCTCCAAACAGAATGATCACCCAGGCCTCGCTGTCTCCGTACCTCTCCTCCCAAGTGCCGTCCTATCAG GTCCACAGCCCATCCTGGATGCATCATCAGTCGTACCTCATGCAGCCGACG gGGACAGTTTTGACCCCGACTATGGACCACACCATGTCCATCCAGCCCACCTCTATGATGGGCCCCCTCGCCCAGCATCTCAGCCAGCTGTCGCTGGGCAGCGCCGGCACG TTTCTGACTGCAAACACTGCTATGCAAGGGACTTACATCCCACAGTTCCCAGTGCCTCCCTCTAGTGTCCCAGTCGAG gAAAACGGTGGGCAGCTCTCTCTGGACTCTCCAGAACACTCCAATTTCTCCTACCAGCAAAACAAATGA
- the faim2b gene encoding fas apoptotic inhibitory molecule 2b, protein MTQKKIAPAVSTVSGNLPPSYEEANAGCPSYCYADGSFSWEDKHIRRIFIRKVYSILMLQLLATLAIVCAFTFSASVKFYIQTHPGHYSLSNFLFLGTFLALSCCGDLRRQFPWNLILLTVFTLSMACMLGFISSFYNSRSVVLCLGITAVVCFSVTIFSFQSRVDVTSYQGVLFSLCVVMLCCSLVMGFVVPFGYVPWIHAIYGIGGAILFTMFLAFDTQLLMGNKMYAISPEEYIFATLSLYLDIVNLFTFLLQLFGGGRE, encoded by the exons ATCGCCCCAGCCGTCAGCACTGTGTCTGGCAATCTGCCGCCCAGTTATGAAGAGGCGAACGCAG GATGCCCCAGCTACTGTTACGCAGACGGTTCATTTTCCTGGGAAGACAAACACATCCGGCGCATTTTTATCAGAAAG GTTTATTCCATCCTGATGCTGCAGCTGCTCGCCACACTCGCCATCGTCTGTGCTTTTACATTCtc GGCATCAGTAAAGTTCTATATCCAAACTCATCCTGGACACTATTCACTATCCAA TTTTCTGTTTCTTGGGACATTTCTGGCTCTGTCCTGCTGTGGAGATTTAAG AAGGCAGTTTCCCTGGAATCTGATTCTGCTGACAGTTTTT ACGTTGAGTATGGCCTGCATGCTCGGCTTCATTTCCAG TTTCTATAACTCTCGCTCGGTGGTGCTGTGTTTGGGAATCACGGCTGTAGTTTGTTTTTCCGTTACGATCTTCAGCTTCCAGAGTCGG GTGGACGTGACGTCGTATCAGGGCGTTCTCTTCTCGCTCTGCGTTGTGATGCTGTGCTGCTCGCTGGTGATGGGATTTGTAGTCCCGTTCGGATAC GTGCCCTGGATACATGCGATCTACGGGATTGGAGGAGCAATCCTCTTTACTATG TTCCTGGCCTTCGATACTCAGCTGCTGATGGGGAACAAGATGTACGCTATCAGCCCTGAGGAATATATCTTCGCTACTCTGAGTTTATACCTGGACATCGTCAACCTCTTCACCTTCCTGCTGCAGCTGTTTGGGGGTGGAAGAGAATAA